One region of Novipirellula artificiosorum genomic DNA includes:
- a CDS encoding sigma-70 family RNA polymerase sigma factor, producing MPSHEASGLFVSKSHGSDRDLVAQPVRVPGSGLGGAADREGGAGAGRAPSDQAAAEATEPNAALLRRNDAEHTAEELIRRHQRGVWRYLRMLGCDASTADDLTQETFLRVLRRDNFIEHNDAATSGYLRRTAHNLLVSRHRKLGRMHSVPDLSDADYVWDRWAGKDLNGDVAVDSLRFCLELLTERAQLALRMRYQNESSRIEIANALEITDHGARNLMQRAKQQLRECVEQRLQDEKDVP from the coding sequence TTGCCCAGCCATGAAGCCAGTGGGTTGTTTGTGTCGAAATCGCATGGATCGGATCGCGACTTGGTAGCCCAGCCGGTGAGGGTTCCCGGTTCTGGTTTGGGGGGGGCAGCGGATCGAGAAGGTGGGGCCGGCGCTGGTCGTGCTCCCTCCGATCAAGCTGCCGCAGAGGCGACGGAACCGAATGCCGCTCTGCTGCGTCGAAATGACGCAGAACACACGGCCGAGGAGTTGATTCGCCGCCACCAGCGAGGGGTTTGGCGATACCTGCGTATGCTTGGGTGCGACGCATCGACGGCGGATGATTTGACTCAAGAGACATTCCTCAGGGTGCTCCGCCGCGATAATTTTATTGAGCACAACGATGCGGCCACGTCGGGCTATTTGCGCCGGACTGCCCATAATTTGCTGGTTTCCCGGCATCGAAAGCTGGGCCGAATGCACTCGGTTCCCGACTTGTCTGACGCGGATTATGTTTGGGACCGCTGGGCTGGCAAAGACCTCAACGGTGACGTCGCGGTCGATTCGCTTCGATTTTGCTTGGAATTGTTGACCGAGCGAGCACAATTGGCACTACGAATGCGTTATCAAAATGAGTCGAGCCGGATTGAGATTGCCAATGCGCTGGAAATTACAGATCACGGGGCACGAAATCTGATGCAGCGGGCGAAGCAGCAGCTTCGCGAGTGTGTCGAGCAAAGATTGCAAGACGAGAAAGACGTACCATGA
- a CDS encoding DUF1501 domain-containing protein, which yields MNRFWQTPSGMTRRHFMSHLAGSSAAYAASLSMGSSIYAHAEELKKKRRSAIMLWMGGGPATIDLWDLKPGAPTGGPFQPISTTGGMQICEHLPLMAQQMKHMSVVRSMSTREADHNRGRYYMHTGFVPNPNIEHPSYGAVISHELTSQRPELQIPPFVSIGGASTGPGFLGMAWAPFSVTSNGRIRNLEMNLDDSRLLQRMAALNLIEQGFTSRTRDLPAAEHAKVLRKTFDLMTSDQMKAFKVDEEPDEVKERYGTGGFGQGCLLARRLVEAGVPFIEVDLGGWDNHAGIHATLRDNKLPILDKAMSALIEDLDQRGLLQDTVVIWMGEFGRTPNINAQAGRDHFARAWSCVVGGADIKGGLAVGETSRDGSAVETEPFSSEDLMTTVIKGLGISTETTFTSKNGRPMKIAGGGKIIRELVG from the coding sequence ATGAACCGTTTCTGGCAAACTCCCTCGGGCATGACGCGTCGTCATTTCATGAGTCACTTGGCTGGTTCCTCGGCGGCCTATGCGGCGTCGTTGTCGATGGGATCATCGATTTACGCCCACGCGGAGGAACTCAAAAAGAAGCGTCGTTCGGCGATCATGCTGTGGATGGGGGGCGGACCCGCAACGATCGATTTATGGGATTTGAAGCCAGGGGCTCCGACGGGGGGGCCGTTTCAGCCGATCTCGACGACCGGCGGGATGCAGATCTGTGAACACTTGCCTTTGATGGCCCAGCAGATGAAGCACATGTCGGTTGTTCGCAGCATGTCGACTCGTGAGGCCGACCATAACCGCGGTCGCTATTACATGCACACCGGCTTCGTCCCCAACCCTAACATTGAGCACCCCAGCTACGGGGCGGTGATCTCGCACGAATTGACCAGCCAGAGACCCGAGCTTCAGATCCCGCCATTCGTTTCGATCGGTGGCGCTAGCACGGGCCCAGGCTTCTTGGGGATGGCTTGGGCGCCCTTTTCGGTCACCAGCAACGGGCGGATTCGGAACTTGGAGATGAACCTGGACGATTCTCGTTTGCTGCAACGGATGGCCGCGCTGAACCTGATCGAACAGGGGTTTACCAGCAGGACGCGGGATTTGCCGGCGGCGGAGCATGCCAAAGTGCTGCGGAAAACGTTTGATTTGATGACCAGTGACCAGATGAAGGCATTCAAGGTGGATGAGGAGCCGGACGAGGTCAAGGAACGCTATGGAACCGGCGGATTCGGACAGGGGTGCTTGTTGGCCCGCCGATTGGTGGAAGCGGGAGTGCCGTTCATCGAGGTCGACCTCGGTGGGTGGGACAACCACGCCGGAATCCACGCAACGCTGAGAGATAACAAGCTGCCGATTTTGGACAAAGCGATGAGCGCATTGATCGAAGATCTGGACCAACGTGGTTTGTTGCAGGATACTGTGGTAATCTGGATGGGGGAGTTTGGTCGGACCCCCAACATCAACGCCCAAGCGGGACGCGATCATTTTGCTCGCGCTTGGTCTTGCGTTGTCGGCGGAGCAGACATCAAGGGCGGTTTGGCGGTCGGTGAAACGAGCCGTGACGGGTCGGCAGTCGAAACCGAGCCGTTCAGTAGTGAGGACTTGATGACCACCGTGATCAAGGGGCTTGGGATTTCGACCGAAACGACGTTCACCAGTAAGAACGGCCGGCCGATGAAAATTGCCGGCGGTGGGAAGATCATTCGGGAATTGGTCGGCTAG
- a CDS encoding DUF1549 domain-containing protein, which translates to MSLALRIYLLVCSSFIVLEGAQGVLAVDAVPEQVARINDAIEQGWRDYEIRPAAEVDDALWCRRVYLDILGRIPTLDEMEAFLDTRGAQKRGKLVERLLYEDRYTEEYAGHWGTIWTNILIGRSGGTDRRSLTSRDGMQKYLRDSFAINKPYNQMVFELVTAEGATEPGTSNFNGAVNFLADKVNDEKAVLATSSTSRIFLGQQVQCTQCHNHPFNQWKQQKFWEFNSFFRQTRSLRRFVDGTRDIDHAELVNEDFAGEADDPADALVFYELRNGLTRVAYPVFTDGTEIGKSGYLSDSNRRTELGHLMMQSEFLDKMIVNRMWAHFLGLGFTKPIDDLGPHNPASHPDLLEDLGLELRKHSYDLKQLITWITLSRPYQLSAVLSEANEIDDPSMGEMPKFSRFYLRQMSAEQLYQSLVTATGAGAVGSYEEQQQQRREWMKQFVVAFGTDEGDEATTFNGSIPQALMLFNGDLTNNATSIKTGSFLDRLSKTGRSPRDRLTSLFRVAVARRPTRSEVNVATKLYSARSNNEKEMLQDIWWALLNSNEFIMQH; encoded by the coding sequence ATGAGCCTCGCGCTGCGCATTTACCTGCTCGTATGCAGCTCCTTCATCGTTTTGGAGGGGGCGCAGGGGGTGCTCGCAGTCGACGCGGTTCCCGAGCAGGTGGCGAGGATCAACGATGCGATCGAGCAGGGATGGCGCGACTACGAGATTCGTCCTGCCGCAGAGGTGGATGATGCGCTTTGGTGTCGACGCGTCTATTTGGACATCCTTGGCCGCATCCCGACGCTCGATGAAATGGAAGCGTTCCTGGACACGCGTGGCGCGCAGAAGCGTGGCAAGTTAGTGGAGAGGTTGCTCTATGAGGACCGCTATACCGAAGAATACGCGGGTCATTGGGGAACGATCTGGACCAACATTCTGATCGGTCGCAGCGGCGGTACGGATCGTCGATCGCTGACCAGTCGTGATGGCATGCAAAAGTACTTGCGGGATTCGTTTGCGATCAACAAGCCCTACAACCAAATGGTTTTTGAGTTGGTGACGGCGGAGGGAGCCACCGAGCCGGGAACAAGCAACTTCAACGGAGCGGTTAATTTTTTGGCCGACAAGGTGAATGATGAGAAAGCGGTATTGGCGACGAGCAGTACGTCGCGGATTTTCTTAGGTCAACAAGTCCAATGCACTCAATGTCACAACCACCCCTTCAACCAATGGAAACAGCAGAAGTTTTGGGAGTTCAATTCGTTCTTTCGGCAGACCCGATCGCTACGGCGGTTTGTCGATGGGACTCGCGACATCGACCACGCCGAATTGGTCAACGAGGATTTTGCGGGCGAGGCTGATGATCCGGCCGATGCGTTGGTGTTTTATGAGCTACGCAACGGGCTGACGCGAGTGGCTTATCCTGTGTTTACTGATGGCACGGAGATTGGCAAGAGTGGTTACTTGAGCGACAGCAACCGCCGGACGGAGCTGGGGCATTTGATGATGCAAAGCGAGTTCTTGGATAAGATGATCGTCAATCGCATGTGGGCCCATTTTTTGGGGTTGGGGTTCACCAAACCGATCGATGACCTTGGCCCGCACAACCCTGCGTCCCATCCGGACCTGTTGGAGGATCTCGGCCTCGAGCTGCGCAAACATAGTTACGATTTGAAGCAATTGATCACGTGGATCACTCTCAGTCGGCCCTACCAATTGTCGGCGGTGCTCAGTGAAGCGAACGAGATTGATGATCCATCGATGGGGGAGATGCCAAAGTTCTCGAGGTTCTACTTACGACAAATGAGTGCGGAGCAGTTGTATCAATCGTTGGTGACCGCCACGGGTGCGGGGGCGGTGGGCAGCTATGAAGAGCAGCAGCAGCAACGACGAGAATGGATGAAGCAATTTGTCGTTGCATTTGGCACCGATGAGGGGGACGAGGCGACAACGTTTAACGGTTCGATTCCTCAAGCCTTGATGTTGTTCAACGGTGATCTGACAAACAACGCGACAAGCATCAAGACGGGCAGTTTTTTGGATCGGTTGTCCAAGACAGGGCGTTCGCCGCGAGATCGGTTGACGTCGTTGTTTAGGGTCGCGGTGGCTCGGCGGCCGACGCGAAGCGAAGTGAATGTCGCCACGAAGTTGTACAGCGCTCGCAGCAACAATGAAAAAGAGATGCTTCAAGACATCTGGTGGGCGCTCCTCAATAGCAATGAATTCATCATGCAGCATTGA
- a CDS encoding DUF4339 domain-containing protein has protein sequence MGIRFACHVCDKKLNIKQELAGKRGVCPACSSRFRIPAQDSAKSLPVEDPSPVEDPSQVDPPYDNAGQGLSQPAAEDQEAKRGSRDAAEMTAAVFDGTSTWYVRPPSGGQYGPASEEVFQQWIGEGRVAATSLVWRDGWAQWREAAEVLPQGNGRSPAGSRLPTAAAVPPGAAAPPGAAAPPGAAAPPGAAASPGKRSSLGNPVKTRPSDRVEASVNESWEEPVSSGEAAAATLSGDAKVGSRRRTRSFRRVCGITVLSILAVTLVGLLVWVMSR, from the coding sequence ATGGGCATTCGGTTCGCCTGTCACGTCTGTGACAAGAAACTGAATATTAAGCAAGAATTGGCGGGGAAACGTGGAGTTTGCCCAGCCTGTTCGTCGCGTTTTCGCATTCCTGCCCAAGACAGTGCCAAGTCATTGCCCGTCGAGGACCCATCGCCCGTCGAGGACCCGTCGCAGGTCGACCCACCGTACGACAACGCCGGGCAAGGGCTTTCACAGCCGGCCGCCGAGGATCAAGAAGCGAAGCGAGGGAGTCGGGACGCAGCGGAAATGACGGCTGCGGTTTTTGATGGAACGTCGACTTGGTATGTCCGTCCACCGAGCGGTGGGCAGTATGGACCCGCCAGCGAAGAGGTCTTTCAGCAGTGGATTGGCGAGGGACGCGTCGCAGCCACCTCGTTGGTTTGGCGAGACGGTTGGGCGCAGTGGCGCGAGGCCGCCGAGGTTTTGCCTCAAGGGAATGGTCGGTCGCCAGCGGGATCGCGATTGCCCACGGCAGCCGCAGTGCCCCCCGGAGCCGCAGCGCCCCCCGGAGCCGCAGCGCCCCCCGGAGCCGCAGCGCCCCCCGGAGCCGCAGCGTCCCCCGGAAAGAGATCCTCGTTGGGGAACCCCGTCAAGACGCGGCCGAGTGATCGGGTGGAGGCAAGCGTCAACGAAAGCTGGGAGGAGCCGGTTTCTTCGGGCGAGGCTGCTGCTGCAACACTGAGCGGGGATGCAAAGGTTGGATCTCGGCGGCGAACACGGTCCTTTCGCCGAGTCTGCGGGATTACCGTGTTGTCGAT